Genomic DNA from Clostridia bacterium:
CGTTTTGGGGTATCGCCCCTTAAATACCGCAAAAACACAGAACGTCCGCTGCTATCAGACGGAAATTGAGGAGGATAAAAATGGAAGCACTTGGTTACTTTGAACTGTTTGTCATCGCGGTCGGCCTTTCCATGGACGCCTTTGCGGTGTCTGTGTGCAAAGGTCTTTCGGTTTCCAAATTGAAACTTCGGCACAGCCTGCTTGCAGGACTTTGGTTTGGCGGTTTTCAGGCTTTAATGCCTGCCATCGGCTATCTGCTTGGCGTGCAGTTTGAAAAATATATTGTGGCAGTAGACCACTGGATTGCCTTTTTACTGCTTTCCCTCATCGGTGGCGGTATGATTTTAGAGGCAAGAAAGCCCGACGAGGAACAAAACGCCTCCTTTTCCTTTTTGTCCATGCTTCCCCTTGCGGTTGCGACAAGCATTGACGCCTTGGCGGTTGGCGTAACTTTTGCCTTTTTGCGTGTACAAATTTTGCCTGCGGTGCTGTTTATCGGCATTGTCACCTTTGTTCTTTCCGCCTTGGGCATTAGAATCGGCAATCTGTTCGGCTCAAAATGCCGTAACAAAGCCGAGTTTATCGGTGGTGGCATCT
This window encodes:
- a CDS encoding manganese efflux pump, producing the protein MEALGYFELFVIAVGLSMDAFAVSVCKGLSVSKLKLRHSLLAGLWFGGFQALMPAIGYLLGVQFEKYIVAVDHWIAFLLLSLIGGGMILEARKPDEEQNASFSFLSMLPLAVATSIDALAVGVTFAFLRVQILPAVLFIGIVTFVLSALGIRIGNLFGSKCRNKAEFIGGGILILMGIKILLEHLGYLPF